The nucleotide window AATTACATTCTTTTCAAATGCACCACATAGTACTTTCCAGTCTTTAGGAGCTGTAATTGTTAAATTGTAAATTGCTTTAATGTCTGGCTGATCAAAACAAGGAAATAAAGTACTTGCTCTATCTGGCACTAAAAGGGTGTATAAATATTCTTCGTTTCTGTTTAAAGAAAGTTCGCCAGCATCAAATTCAATTACTATTTTATTAATACCTACTTTCAAAAGAGTTTTGTTTATAATTATATGCTCATTTTTATGTAGGATGGAACTAGTAGAATTATTAACGATTATTGATTTTAAATGATTCGTTTTTTCATTGAAATCTAAAACTAAGTCGTTTTTTATGTTAGTTATATTGAGGGATAAAGATAACTTAGCAGGTATTTTTTCTTCTTTTTTGGATGGTATATGGAAATTTAAATTATAAATAACATCTTTTATTTGTTTATTTCTAAGCTTAGCTAAGTTTAAAGAAATACCTTTTTCAATATTTTTATTAATGGGCTGTTGTTCTTTATTACAAGAAAAAAACAATACCAATAAACTTAAAGAGAGTATGTATTTATTCATAATTTAAGTATAGTAGTTCGTGTTGAGGTTGTTTGTTTAAAAAGTAAAAATAAAAAAAAAGGTTTAGCAATTACTAAACCTTTTTTTTATAATTAGTAAAATTAACTACTATAAGTTAGCGTCAATTTTATCTGTATATGTTTTTTTAGGAGCTGCACCTACTTGTTTGTCAACTACTTCTCCGTTTTTGAAAATTAATACAGTAGGGATGTTTCTTACCCCGTATTTAGCAGCAAACTCTTGGTTAGCGTCAACATCAACTTTACCAACAACTGCTTTACCTGCGTATTCACCGCTTATTTCATCAACAATAGGAGAAACCATTCTACATGGTCCACACCAAGCTGCCCAAAAATCAACTAATACTGGTTTGTCTGATTTTAATACTACTTCTTCAAAAGAAGCATCTGTAATTTCTAATGCCATTCTA belongs to Tenacibaculum sp. MAR_2010_89 and includes:
- the trxA gene encoding thioredoxin, which codes for MALEITDASFEEVVLKSDKPVLVDFWAAWCGPCRMVSPIVDEISGEYAGKAVVGKVDVDANQEFAAKYGVRNIPTVLIFKNGEVVDKQVGAAPKKTYTDKIDANL